One Halalkalicoccus jeotgali B3 DNA segment encodes these proteins:
- a CDS encoding relaxase/mobilization nuclease domain-containing protein → MHGDDRDTIYKTNYRDDEGTEKLTNYLQHDNQKVRDRTGRAMSDREIEQFNDKAAGRRNRHIIISPRDHEDLSDRELDRATREYMSEMIEDRPTADYAYAVHDDKEHGKDVHIAMTAGDKQDLEMYPDDIRRERKQAHEAYLEYGRDRTQEQEQEQEQEQQNDRGRDLGGGRGR, encoded by the coding sequence ATGCACGGAGACGATCGGGACACGATCTACAAGACGAATTATAGGGACGATGAAGGCACTGAGAAGCTCACGAACTACCTCCAGCATGACAATCAGAAGGTCCGCGACCGGACGGGACGAGCCATGTCCGATCGCGAGATCGAACAGTTCAACGACAAGGCTGCCGGCCGGCGAAACCGACACATCATCATTTCACCCCGAGATCACGAGGACCTCTCAGATCGCGAATTAGATCGGGCGACTCGCGAGTACATGAGCGAGATGATCGAGGACCGCCCAACCGCGGACTACGCCTACGCCGTCCACGACGACAAAGAGCACGGCAAGGACGTTCATATCGCCATGACAGCAGGCGACAAGCAGGACTTAGAGATGTACCCAGACGACATCCGACGCGAGCGAAAGCAAGCGCACGAGGCGTATCTCGAGTACGGACGCGACCGAACTCAGGAGCAAGAACAAGAGCAGGAACAGGAACAACAGAACGACCGTGGGCGCGATCTCGGAGGCGGGAGGGGCCGATAA
- a CDS encoding type IV secretory system conjugative DNA transfer family protein gives MVVETLLPVAAVGSTAGLAYAAKRKVYPAMPTPDEDTFVLPIKVTSADAEDINSWFVRGMRIPRRSLLTLGASGAGKSETLKHFVDQLQNEPNEPVVVYDHKTDYQEFLEERGVDMIRLSSGGSTGGDGSEIAWNIFEEIEHEEDADELARALFPEQNGDFWNAAGRQLFAATLKYIRREVVGPDNADLVRYWERTVPEKMHEKLTRDGHEDLAAAASAINPETERQAGSVFATAQQQVTDLFVGDFAKSGEFSIREYMQNPDGRVLVLDYPTRQSGTIAPVFRYLIDQAIMHGMDDPGRSAYYLLDEIEHLDATIKRLGELINVGRGVNCQAILSLQSIAQLEDTYGKERAHALLSGMVTVIGLRTADEESVDFLRETIGTSFEQYTRNAGSDRTPRENEEKEEYQFAKGDLRNFDPGEAVICRQGSGWVHGQIQLLEE, from the coding sequence ATGGTGGTCGAGACCCTTCTTCCGGTGGCCGCTGTTGGTAGCACGGCTGGGCTCGCATACGCCGCAAAGCGGAAAGTGTACCCGGCCATGCCGACGCCCGATGAAGACACATTCGTCCTCCCGATCAAGGTCACATCTGCCGACGCCGAGGATATCAACAGCTGGTTTGTCAGAGGCATGCGGATCCCCAGGCGGTCACTCCTCACACTCGGTGCCAGTGGGGCAGGGAAGAGCGAGACGCTGAAACACTTCGTCGATCAGCTCCAGAACGAGCCAAACGAGCCCGTCGTCGTCTACGATCACAAAACGGACTATCAGGAGTTCCTTGAGGAGCGAGGGGTGGACATGATCCGACTCTCATCCGGGGGTTCGACCGGGGGAGATGGGTCCGAAATCGCGTGGAATATCTTTGAGGAAATCGAGCACGAGGAGGATGCCGATGAACTCGCGCGAGCACTGTTCCCCGAGCAGAACGGGGACTTCTGGAATGCCGCTGGTCGGCAACTGTTCGCGGCGACTCTCAAGTACATCCGCCGGGAGGTGGTGGGTCCGGATAACGCCGACCTCGTTCGCTACTGGGAACGCACGGTCCCCGAGAAAATGCACGAGAAGCTGACGAGAGACGGCCACGAGGACCTCGCGGCTGCCGCAAGCGCGATTAACCCCGAGACGGAACGCCAGGCCGGCTCCGTGTTCGCGACCGCCCAGCAGCAGGTCACGGACCTCTTCGTCGGTGACTTCGCCAAGAGCGGCGAGTTCTCGATCCGCGAGTACATGCAGAACCCGGACGGCCGGGTCTTAGTACTCGACTACCCGACACGACAGTCCGGCACGATCGCGCCCGTGTTCCGCTACCTGATTGACCAGGCCATCATGCACGGGATGGACGATCCTGGTCGATCGGCGTACTACCTACTCGACGAGATCGAACACCTGGACGCGACGATCAAGCGCCTCGGTGAGCTGATCAACGTCGGTCGAGGCGTCAACTGCCAAGCGATCCTCTCGCTCCAGTCGATCGCCCAGCTCGAGGACACCTACGGAAAGGAACGAGCGCATGCGCTGCTGTCGGGCATGGTCACGGTAATTGGTCTTCGGACGGCCGACGAGGAAAGCGTGGACTTTCTCCGCGAGACAATTGGGACGTCCTTTGAGCAGTATACTCGCAACGCGGGGAGTGATCGGACGCCACGCGAAAACGAGGAGAAAGAAGAGTATCAGTTCGCGAAGGGCGACCTCCGGAACTTCGACCCTGGTGAAGCGGTGATCTGCCGGCAGGGTAGTGGATGGGTTCACGGCCAGATCCAGTTGCTCGAGGAGTGA
- a CDS encoding ribbon-helix-helix protein, CopG family codes for MNPTTLRLSESTLDTLADEADERGLSRSEYIREIIRERHEDDRLHDRLRADYERQITDYEEKIRDYEEQIRDYEERITDLETENERIHNEKRLILEQREENTELVEYVEEQRELTQYQERRQRLLDEANILRRWKWKLTGVPVDRKDE; via the coding sequence ATGAATCCGACTACACTCCGGCTCTCAGAGAGTACACTCGATACTCTCGCAGATGAAGCCGATGAGAGAGGATTGTCACGATCTGAGTACATTCGTGAAATTATTCGTGAGCGCCATGAAGACGACCGACTACATGATCGACTACGTGCTGACTACGAACGCCAGATCACTGACTACGAAGAGAAGATCCGCGACTACGAAGAGCAAATTCGTGACTACGAGGAACGGATCACGGATCTAGAAACGGAAAACGAACGGATCCACAATGAGAAGCGGCTCATCCTTGAGCAACGCGAGGAGAATACCGAGCTTGTCGAATATGTTGAGGAACAGCGTGAACTCACACAGTATCAGGAACGCCGACAGCGGCTGCTTGATGAGGCAAATATTCTTCGGCGGTGGAAATGGAAGCTCACTGGCGTCCCTGTCGACCGTAAAGACGAGTAG
- a CDS encoding transposase produces the protein MTSDPSAVAQSIVVHAETLCEREDHLWDVICQLSIPVDDLEDARDQNRVDFETDEMFRTLLFKGIRGISQNELAQQLGRKPTLVKSFHFDITDLKKTPTQQQLSYTHAQFSEDTQEVLNRTVAGVRQVALDNDVVTEALVPSVPTETEEEVSQSTSEYKKEKAQKTLTLARKHVIPEFDTHRAAHKTYSDEVMLDMFASICANNGSAHSEAEYGWLTDDDLTCDDSTFLRAIKKIATPEDSDDQLTFEDFEDDDSMPEIDQIRDAVMTAFNAATENIINSIRGDDPFDSRETVAAIDITHEQFHVWPWEDKEAGVAKPDYPKMVSGYKKDGEYERGYKYATITLVGDHAPIVLGIEPVKEDSTWERDCSPSYSKADLVSRLLDRAEQFVDLDMVMFDRGFYANRVYADVDERGLTYLSPVPTYEDDLAAIQDIQKHPTADAAVKHDVPFGIDGDVHHKAEFLYTPSTSDDADGKYAVFVTNQDHVEPEEIASVVNGYSRRWDIENQYKSIKDFLPKTSSTDYRLRLCNFALSTLIYNLWRLTDYLIKVALDKPIRSPPVITAKTFVRALGDFLREFG, from the coding sequence ATGACGAGTGACCCGTCGGCGGTCGCCCAGTCAATCGTCGTTCACGCGGAGACGCTCTGTGAGCGTGAAGACCACCTCTGGGATGTCATTTGCCAGCTTTCGATCCCAGTTGACGATCTCGAGGATGCCCGCGACCAGAACCGCGTCGACTTCGAGACCGACGAAATGTTTCGCACGCTCCTGTTCAAAGGAATTCGCGGGATTTCACAGAATGAATTAGCGCAACAGCTCGGTCGGAAGCCAACCCTCGTCAAGAGCTTCCACTTCGATATTACTGACCTCAAGAAGACGCCGACCCAACAGCAACTCTCGTACACGCACGCACAATTCAGCGAGGACACCCAAGAAGTCCTCAACCGGACTGTAGCTGGCGTCCGGCAAGTTGCGCTCGACAATGATGTCGTCACAGAAGCTCTTGTGCCGTCCGTCCCAACTGAAACCGAGGAAGAGGTGTCACAGAGCACGAGCGAGTACAAGAAGGAGAAAGCCCAGAAGACGCTGACGCTCGCTCGCAAACACGTTATCCCCGAATTCGACACGCACCGAGCAGCCCACAAGACGTACTCCGACGAGGTAATGCTGGATATGTTCGCGAGTATTTGTGCGAACAACGGGAGTGCTCATTCGGAAGCCGAGTACGGCTGGCTCACTGACGACGACCTCACCTGCGACGACTCAACGTTCCTGCGGGCAATCAAGAAAATCGCGACACCCGAAGACTCGGACGACCAGCTCACGTTCGAGGATTTCGAGGATGATGATTCGATGCCCGAGATCGACCAGATTCGAGACGCGGTTATGACGGCATTCAACGCCGCCACGGAGAACATCATCAACTCAATTCGTGGCGACGATCCCTTCGACTCACGGGAGACCGTTGCAGCCATCGACATCACCCACGAGCAGTTCCACGTCTGGCCGTGGGAAGACAAAGAAGCGGGAGTTGCGAAGCCGGACTACCCGAAGATGGTGAGTGGCTACAAAAAGGACGGCGAGTACGAACGCGGCTACAAGTACGCGACGATCACGCTAGTGGGGGATCACGCACCAATCGTCCTCGGTATTGAACCGGTCAAAGAAGACTCTACGTGGGAGCGCGACTGTTCGCCGTCGTACTCGAAAGCTGACCTGGTGAGTCGATTGCTCGACCGAGCGGAGCAGTTCGTCGACCTGGACATGGTGATGTTCGACCGTGGGTTCTACGCCAATCGCGTGTACGCAGATGTCGACGAGCGTGGGCTCACGTATCTCTCTCCAGTACCGACGTACGAGGATGACTTGGCAGCAATTCAGGACATTCAGAAGCATCCGACGGCGGACGCAGCTGTCAAGCACGACGTCCCGTTCGGAATTGATGGCGACGTCCATCACAAGGCGGAGTTCCTCTACACGCCGAGTACGAGCGATGATGCTGACGGGAAGTATGCGGTGTTCGTGACGAACCAGGACCACGTTGAGCCGGAGGAGATTGCGAGCGTGGTGAACGGCTACAGTCGGCGGTGGGACATCGAAAACCAGTACAAGTCAATCAAGGACTTTCTGCCGAAGACGTCGTCGACGGACTACCGGCTTCGGTTGTGTAACTTCGCGCTGTCGACGCTGATCTATAACCTGTGGCGGCTCACAGACTATCTGATCAAGGTCGCGCTCGATAAGCCGATTCGGTCGCCGCCAGTGATTACGGCGAAGACGTTCGTGCGGGCGTTAGGCGACTTTCTCCGGGAGTTCGGGTAA
- a CDS encoding TrkH family potassium uptake protein, translating to MLNVNTRAVGHDTGRIVQAVALMSAVSIIVAVVNGEFYATPAFAVTAVTLGGFGTGLVRWYRDADPPEKRDAMVTAATAWAVIGFLGGLPFLLVAWTIQIDPFPVWMNTPPMDDTTVIFLNPLDAVFESMSGFTGTGLTMAAVEDKLPRSIHWWRSFIEWVGGVGVIVLTVAILHRGGGSSGSYTLYESEARSEKIHPSIVTTVQEIWKIFVGLTIGSIILFLLVGMPLWDAINHGMTGIATGGFSVHGASIGHYDSPLIEYAVVPVMFAGSIAFPIHYLIFKGELRNFYADLQTRWVFIWFTAGSLALAAILYANGQYDTLEHTFRASVFQFVSAVSNTGFGTETIGGGTDRVWDTGATLFMCLGMLTGGAAGSTTSGLKIIRMVTLFKGTAWQIRDVFEPSSAIRYLKIGDRRLSEEQAQREYTEATVVFILWILFLIIGVAVLLRVLSPGHPLEYVIFDVMSAQSNVGLDSGITGPTMPDTAKAMLIINMWVGRLEIIPVAVLLGSIFQRLNLYR from the coding sequence ATGCTGAACGTAAATACGAGGGCTGTCGGACACGACACCGGTCGCATTGTACAGGCCGTTGCCCTGATGTCGGCGGTTTCGATCATCGTGGCAGTCGTTAATGGTGAGTTCTACGCGACGCCTGCGTTTGCTGTCACTGCGGTCACCTTGGGCGGATTCGGAACTGGACTCGTCCGGTGGTACCGGGATGCTGACCCGCCGGAGAAACGCGACGCGATGGTTACCGCGGCCACTGCATGGGCTGTGATCGGTTTTCTCGGTGGACTACCGTTCTTACTCGTCGCCTGGACGATCCAGATCGACCCGTTTCCCGTCTGGATGAACACGCCGCCGATGGACGACACGACGGTCATCTTCCTCAATCCGCTGGACGCGGTCTTCGAAAGTATGAGTGGATTCACCGGGACCGGACTGACGATGGCCGCTGTCGAAGACAAGCTGCCGCGGTCGATCCACTGGTGGCGGTCGTTCATCGAATGGGTCGGCGGCGTCGGCGTGATCGTTCTCACCGTAGCGATTCTCCACCGCGGTGGCGGAAGCAGTGGCTCGTACACACTCTACGAAAGTGAAGCCCGCTCGGAGAAGATCCACCCAAGTATCGTGACGACGGTCCAGGAAATCTGGAAAATCTTCGTCGGACTCACGATCGGGTCGATCATCCTGTTTTTGCTGGTCGGAATGCCGTTGTGGGACGCGATTAACCACGGCATGACGGGGATTGCGACCGGGGGATTCTCTGTCCACGGTGCTTCAATCGGGCACTACGACAGCCCGCTGATCGAGTACGCTGTTGTGCCCGTCATGTTTGCTGGTAGTATCGCATTCCCGATCCACTACCTGATCTTCAAGGGTGAATTGCGGAACTTCTACGCTGACCTGCAAACACGATGGGTGTTCATCTGGTTCACGGCCGGCTCACTCGCGCTGGCGGCGATCCTGTATGCGAACGGCCAGTACGACACGCTCGAACATACGTTCCGAGCGAGCGTCTTCCAGTTCGTTTCGGCGGTCTCGAATACCGGGTTCGGTACCGAGACGATCGGCGGTGGGACCGATCGAGTATGGGATACTGGTGCAACACTCTTCATGTGTCTCGGAATGCTCACCGGTGGAGCGGCTGGATCGACGACCAGTGGGCTCAAAATCATCCGGATGGTTACGCTGTTCAAGGGGACGGCCTGGCAGATACGAGATGTCTTCGAACCGTCGAGCGCAATCCGGTATCTCAAGATCGGTGACCGACGGCTCAGCGAAGAGCAGGCTCAGCGCGAGTACACCGAAGCGACGGTCGTGTTCATCCTCTGGATCTTGTTCCTCATAATCGGTGTTGCCGTGCTCTTGCGCGTGCTGTCACCGGGTCATCCGCTGGAGTACGTTATCTTCGACGTGATGAGTGCACAGAGTAACGTCGGTCTAGACTCCGGGATTACAGGCCCGACAATGCCCGACACTGCCAAGGCGATGTTGATAATCAACATGTGGGTCGGGCGGCTCGAAATCATTCCAGTTGCGGTACTGCTTGGCTCGATTTTCCAGCGACTCAATCTGTACCGGTGA
- a CDS encoding universal stress protein produces MSDDSEPPDVRITVPRDTSDSDDNSYLRSGPRIQTPDYLVVVPVTGTLLDTYTGINVRRFLRTAVALAADNDGRVLLVGMEAVQDESALEPVREYVQSEDPAASDKPKVVEAIEDRQTQLAEMADVAQELDPGVSVTASVRAVSDITSGILSVVNGGNETAVLLLRGTGLDEGWLLNRSTVDTILAEAECDVFVENMGVKSGENTLYVPDIEGHTVASLAESEAETIDSILLPVGAGPHAALAAEAARAVARHANASVTVLHVISPDASAEATGEGEDLLKFADYVLGSDVTTETELKTASDTADVIVQQAKDHDFVSIGAPEQKSRLKKIVYESVQETVSELNEATVLMSRDSDRTARSLYYRWKRGIEAIEDDDNDKN; encoded by the coding sequence ATGTCAGACGACTCTGAGCCTCCAGACGTTCGAATCACCGTTCCACGCGACACGTCCGACTCGGATGATAACTCGTATCTCCGCAGTGGCCCGCGGATTCAGACACCCGATTATCTCGTCGTTGTTCCAGTCACCGGGACGCTGCTCGATACGTACACGGGGATCAACGTCCGGCGGTTTCTCCGAACAGCGGTTGCGCTCGCGGCGGACAACGACGGCCGGGTACTCTTGGTCGGGATGGAGGCTGTTCAGGACGAGTCTGCACTCGAACCCGTTCGAGAGTACGTTCAATCAGAAGACCCGGCGGCATCTGATAAACCGAAGGTGGTTGAGGCCATCGAGGACCGGCAAACACAGTTAGCTGAGATGGCCGACGTGGCGCAAGAACTTGATCCGGGCGTTTCGGTTACTGCAAGCGTTCGTGCTGTATCGGACATCACGAGCGGAATCCTCAGCGTCGTCAACGGCGGGAACGAGACGGCTGTCTTGTTGCTACGTGGGACCGGACTTGACGAGGGCTGGTTACTCAATCGGAGCACGGTCGATACGATCTTGGCTGAGGCCGAGTGTGACGTGTTCGTCGAAAACATGGGCGTTAAAAGTGGAGAGAATACGCTATACGTTCCGGATATCGAAGGACACACTGTCGCCTCTCTCGCCGAATCTGAGGCAGAGACAATAGATTCAATACTGTTACCTGTTGGGGCAGGACCACACGCTGCTCTTGCTGCAGAAGCAGCGCGCGCAGTAGCACGCCATGCTAATGCATCAGTTACCGTTCTTCACGTTATCTCACCTGATGCATCTGCAGAAGCGACAGGTGAAGGTGAAGACCTGCTGAAGTTCGCCGACTACGTCCTCGGTTCCGATGTGACGACCGAAACGGAACTGAAAACAGCTTCTGATACAGCCGATGTTATCGTGCAGCAAGCGAAGGACCACGATTTTGTATCGATCGGGGCTCCGGAACAGAAATCTCGGTTGAAGAAGATCGTCTATGAATCGGTACAAGAAACCGTTTCAGAGCTTAATGAGGCGACCGTTCTTATGTCACGTGACAGTGACCGAACTGCGCGTTCGCTGTACTACCGTTGGAAACGAGGCATCGAAGCTATAGAGGATGATGATAACGATAAAAACTGA
- a CDS encoding potassium channel family protein → MYVIIIGAGRTGRTVIDLATQDDHEVVVIERDTEIAEEVSATYDCMVINADAASKDIMLEAGVEEADALISTTESDSVNLMVTMFGKQYEVETLVSSINDPAHMELFEDLGVNIVESPHQLNGQYLYRAVQHPAIQDFMPIAGEAEIFEATVEDGAPIAGLSLIDADREDLLPEETIIVAIVRDDELHIPKGETEIEPGDVVTIFAGNGADRQITDIFTRT, encoded by the coding sequence ATGTACGTAATCATCATCGGCGCAGGCCGTACCGGACGCACAGTCATCGACCTCGCAACCCAAGACGACCACGAGGTGGTCGTCATCGAACGCGACACGGAGATCGCAGAGGAGGTGAGTGCAACCTACGACTGTATGGTCATCAATGCGGATGCAGCGTCGAAAGACATCATGCTCGAAGCCGGTGTCGAGGAAGCGGATGCGCTCATCTCGACGACGGAGAGCGATTCGGTGAACCTCATGGTTACCATGTTCGGGAAGCAGTACGAGGTCGAGACGCTCGTGAGTTCGATCAACGACCCTGCCCACATGGAATTATTCGAGGACCTCGGTGTGAACATCGTCGAAAGCCCGCACCAACTCAACGGTCAGTACCTCTATCGGGCCGTCCAACACCCTGCGATTCAGGACTTCATGCCGATCGCCGGTGAAGCCGAAATCTTCGAGGCCACGGTCGAAGATGGCGCTCCGATCGCGGGTCTCAGCCTGATCGACGCTGACAGGGAAGATCTGTTGCCAGAGGAGACGATTATCGTCGCTATCGTTCGAGACGATGAACTACACATCCCAAAGGGCGAGACTGAGATCGAGCCGGGCGATGTCGTGACGATTTTCGCCGGGAACGGTGCAGACAGACAGATAACAGACATCTTCACGAGGACCTAG
- a CDS encoding TrkH family potassium uptake protein, translated as MLVPLIVSLLYQEWYSALAFLIAAGVTAIAGGAMYKLCEDAPEPQRHHAMIVAALGWLATAAFGAIPFVIAAYITPSAVLESFVPAGASYQSSLLNFQNPLHAFFESMSGYTTTGLTMSVHEPSVGHGFLWYRSQMQWVGGAGMIVLSLAILRQPHGIAGISLYQSEGRSEKLRPSIAGTARAIWKIYVGITALVAVYLAVATFIVLPGYGIEQTIFDALNHAMTGQSTGGFSTLDNSIAGYNSYAMDIVHIPAMITGAISIPVYYAAASERDIREFTRDPQVRALFGLFIVGVVGLTAFLARWVGVPYNGDPLGYVGRVATSQAFREGLFQFISAQTTTGWQTSAIGDWNNGAVMFIVFGAMLLGGSAGATVGGIKILRGYIVARGISWEVSRVFLPDHAIDDLRIGQRIFKADEANDEIRAAGTMAAAYLIVLALSLFVLLAVLPSEFTLADAIFEVATAQGTVGLSSGITGPGMPVIAEILFIIQMWMGRLEIIPVLVLITSLFRR; from the coding sequence ATGCTAGTCCCGCTAATTGTCTCGCTGCTGTACCAGGAGTGGTACAGTGCGTTAGCTTTCCTGATTGCTGCAGGAGTCACTGCGATCGCTGGTGGGGCCATGTACAAGCTCTGTGAAGACGCCCCCGAGCCGCAACGCCACCACGCGATGATCGTCGCGGCACTCGGGTGGCTCGCTACGGCTGCGTTCGGTGCCATCCCGTTTGTCATCGCGGCGTACATCACACCATCGGCCGTGCTCGAATCCTTCGTGCCGGCGGGGGCGAGCTATCAATCGAGCCTTCTCAACTTCCAGAACCCACTCCATGCGTTCTTCGAGAGTATGAGCGGGTACACGACCACGGGCCTGACGATGAGCGTCCACGAACCGTCAGTAGGCCACGGATTCCTCTGGTATCGCTCACAGATGCAGTGGGTCGGTGGCGCGGGGATGATCGTACTCTCGCTTGCGATTCTTCGACAACCACACGGGATCGCAGGCATCTCGCTTTACCAGTCGGAAGGGCGGAGCGAGAAGCTACGACCGAGTATCGCGGGCACTGCGCGTGCGATCTGGAAGATATACGTCGGTATCACCGCATTGGTGGCCGTCTACCTCGCTGTAGCGACGTTCATTGTCCTTCCCGGCTACGGTATCGAACAGACGATCTTCGACGCGCTCAACCACGCGATGACCGGCCAGTCCACCGGCGGGTTCAGCACGCTCGACAACTCCATCGCGGGCTACAACTCCTATGCGATGGATATCGTCCATATCCCCGCGATGATCACCGGAGCGATCTCGATCCCGGTATACTACGCTGCGGCCTCCGAGCGTGACATCCGGGAGTTCACGCGTGATCCGCAGGTCAGAGCGCTGTTCGGCCTGTTCATCGTCGGTGTGGTCGGTCTGACGGCGTTTCTCGCACGGTGGGTCGGCGTCCCGTACAACGGCGACCCGCTTGGGTACGTCGGCAGGGTGGCGACCAGTCAGGCGTTCCGCGAGGGGCTCTTCCAGTTCATCAGTGCGCAGACAACCACCGGCTGGCAGACGTCTGCGATCGGCGACTGGAACAACGGCGCGGTCATGTTCATCGTCTTTGGGGCGATGTTGCTCGGCGGGTCTGCAGGAGCGACGGTCGGGGGGATCAAGATCCTGCGTGGCTACATCGTCGCTCGCGGGATCAGTTGGGAGGTCTCACGGGTGTTTCTCCCCGACCATGCCATCGACGACCTGCGGATCGGACAGCGGATATTCAAGGCCGATGAGGCCAACGACGAAATTCGCGCCGCGGGGACGATGGCGGCTGCCTACCTCATCGTGCTGGCACTGTCACTGTTCGTGCTGTTGGCTGTCCTCCCATCGGAGTTCACGCTCGCGGACGCGATCTTCGAGGTAGCGACCGCACAGGGGACTGTCGGACTGTCGTCAGGGATTACCGGTCCAGGTATGCCGGTCATCGCGGAGATACTGTTCATCATCCAGATGTGGATGGGACGGCTCGAAATAATCCCCGTACTCGTCCTGATTACTAGTCTCTTCAGGAGGTGA
- a CDS encoding potassium channel family protein — MYIIIVGAGDIGTPLIDIATRSGNEVVVIERDKQRADAVASEYDCLVLNADATLKDTLNDAGAERADGIISTTDQDATNVMVALLAQELEIPAIVSVVHNPEHMNLFRQIGVNTIENPQQLIAGHLYRAVARPAIVDYMRIGEEAEVFEITVTEDAPIAGKTLTEAGEEGLLSDDILIVAVGRESEEKPLTPRGNTRIKANDLLTVYSGSGADPEITDIFGHYEDRTI; from the coding sequence ATGTACATCATCATCGTTGGAGCAGGCGACATCGGAACGCCACTGATCGACATCGCAACTCGGTCCGGAAACGAAGTCGTGGTCATCGAGAGAGACAAACAAAGAGCTGACGCGGTCGCCAGCGAGTACGACTGTTTAGTACTCAATGCGGATGCAACCCTGAAAGATACGCTCAACGATGCCGGGGCTGAACGGGCAGACGGCATCATTTCGACGACCGACCAGGACGCGACGAACGTGATGGTCGCGTTGCTCGCACAGGAACTCGAAATTCCCGCCATCGTTTCAGTCGTCCACAACCCCGAGCATATGAACCTGTTTCGGCAGATTGGGGTCAACACGATCGAAAATCCGCAACAGCTCATCGCCGGGCACCTCTACCGGGCAGTTGCCAGGCCAGCTATCGTCGATTACATGCGTATCGGCGAGGAGGCTGAAGTCTTCGAAATAACGGTCACAGAGGACGCACCGATCGCTGGAAAGACACTCACCGAAGCAGGTGAAGAGGGTCTGCTTTCGGACGATATCTTGATCGTGGCTGTCGGACGTGAGAGCGAAGAAAAGCCACTGACTCCACGAGGGAATACCCGAATCAAGGCGAACGATCTATTGACGGTCTATTCTGGTTCTGGAGCAGATCCAGAGATCACGGACATCTTCGGCCATTACGAAGATCGAACGATCTGA
- a CDS encoding universal stress protein has translation MTESFFRQVVVPVANPDDAEATAATLVPYVEGTDSTVIAVHVIEKAGGAPDKASVEQREQWAQDMFAAISDGLSDTGIALETKILYGTDIASTVIDAAHELDASAIAFTPRGGSRWRKLLTGDVTHNLVNKTDVPILVLSDGEVNEQ, from the coding sequence ATGACGGAGTCATTCTTCAGACAAGTGGTCGTTCCCGTCGCAAACCCCGATGACGCCGAAGCGACAGCTGCCACGCTCGTCCCGTACGTCGAGGGGACGGACTCCACAGTGATTGCGGTCCACGTCATCGAGAAAGCGGGTGGAGCGCCTGATAAAGCCTCTGTGGAGCAGCGTGAACAGTGGGCGCAGGACATGTTCGCCGCTATTTCCGATGGCCTCTCCGATACCGGGATTGCCCTCGAAACAAAGATCCTCTACGGAACTGATATCGCCTCAACGGTCATCGATGCGGCTCACGAGCTTGATGCAAGTGCCATCGCGTTCACTCCCCGTGGCGGGAGTCGCTGGCGGAAATTGTTGACTGGTGACGTGACCCACAATCTCGTCAACAAGACCGACGTGCCGATTCTGGTTCTCAGCGACGGTGAGGTGAACGAACAATGA